A part of Neovison vison isolate M4711 chromosome 6, ASM_NN_V1, whole genome shotgun sequence genomic DNA contains:
- the SH2D3A gene encoding SH2 domain-containing protein 3A isoform X1, with protein MQGLQDGEDLASQPWYHGPLSRQKAEALLQQDGDFLVRASGSRGGRPVISCHWQGSALHFEVLHVALRPRPGRPSALFQLEDERFPSLPSLVRSYVTGQRPLSRATGAVASRPVIRQGPIRRSFSEDTLLESPARSELPRARKRSDSQPAGLEHMGRSREDHSEPGASAVPMCALPRMGSDPGLLKTPPPLGSVVDSLRASDGQLHAKAPTKPPRTPSLVLREASECPPTYCELVPRVPSAQGNPLGHIGPETEAPWWEASEEEEEENRSFARPEAEVSFWPPNNPFCLLGPQNRPLEPRVLSTLRDLFLEHHPGSTALHLLLVDCQATGLLGVTKAQRCAMGVASGLELLTLPHGHRLRLELLERHEALALAGALAVLGCAGPLEERAATLRGLVELALALRPGAAGDLPGLAAVMGALLMPQVSRLERTWRQLRRSHTEAALAFEQELKPLMRALDEGTGPCEPGEVALPHVAPAVRLLEGEELPGPLDESLERLLRTLHGARRVARDAPKFREAAARRLRGFRPNPQLREALTTGFVQRLLWGSRGVGAPQAARLEKFQRVLSVLSQRLEPDV; from the exons ATGCAGGGGCTACAGGATGGAGAGGACCTTGCCAGCCAGCCCTGGTACCACGGCCCCCTGTCCCGTCAG AAGGCTGAGGCCCTCCTGCAGCAAGACGGGGACTTCTTGGTTCGAGCCTCCGGGTCTCGGGGGGGCCGCCCCGTCATCTCCTGCCACTGGCAGGGCTCAGCCCTGCACTTCGAGGTGCTCCACGTGGCCCTGCGTCCCCGGCCAGGCCGGCCCTCAGCCCTCTTCCAGCTGGAGGATGAACGGTTCCCAAGCCTGCCCTCCCTGGTTCGCAGCTATGTGACCGGGCAGCGTCCACTGTCCCGGGCCACAGGGGCTGTGGCCTCCAGACCCGTGATACGGCAAGGACCCATTCGACGCAGTTTTAGTGAGGACACCCTCCTAGAGAGCCCAGCTCGGTCAGAGCTGCCCAG GGCTAGGAAGCGGAGTGACAGTCAGCCCGCAGGTTTGGAGCACATGGGGCGGTCAAGAGAAGACCACTCTGAACCAG GAGCCTCCGCTGTGCCCATGTGTGCCCTCCCTCGGATGGGTAGTGACCCCGGGCTGCTGAAGACCCCGCCACCTCTGGGGTCCGTTGTTGACAGCCTCAGAGCCTCCGATGGGCAGCTTCATGCCAAGGCACCAACCAAGCCACCTCGAACACCCTCACTGGTGCTGCGGGAGGCATCTGAATGCCCCCCAACATACTGTGAGCTGGTGCCCCGCGTGCCCAGTGCCCAAGGAAACCCCCTGGGCCACATAGGCCCAGAGACAGAGGCCCCATGGTGGGAAGccagtgaggaagaggaggaagagaacagaAGTTTTGCAAGACCCGAGGCCGAGGTCTCTTTCTGGCCCCCTAACAACCCCTTCTGCCTGCTGGGCCCCCAGAATCGGCCCCTGGAACCAAGAGTCCTGAGTACTCTCCGTGACCTATTCCTGGAGCACCATCCTGGGAGCACGGCCCTGCACCTATTATTGGTGGATTGCCAG GCTACAGGCCTCCTAGGAGTGACCAAGGCTCAGCGGTGTGCCATGGGGGTCGCCTCTGGCCTGGAGCTGCTCACACTTCCCCATGGGCATCGCTTGAGGTTGGAACTTCTGGAAAG ACACGAGGCGCTGGCGCTGGCCGGGGCGCTGGCGGTGCTGGGCTGCGCCGGGCCGCTGGAGGAGCGCGCGGCCACCCTGAGGGGCCTGGTGGAGCTGGCCCTGGCGCTGCGGCCAGGGGCGGCCGGGGACCTGCCTGGACTGGCCGCGGTCATGGGGGCCCTGCTCATGCCCCAG GTGTCCCGGCTGGAACGCACGTGGCGCCAGCTCAGAAGGAGCCACACGGAGGCGGCGCTGGCCTTCGAGCAGGAGCTGAAGCCGCTGATGCGGGCACTGGATGAGGGCACTG GCCCCTGCGAGCCGGGCGAGGTGGCGCTGCCGCACGTGGCACCGGCCGTGCGCCTGCTGGAGGGCGAGGAACTCCCGGGGCCGCTCGACGAGAGCCTCGAGCGGCTGCTGCGCACGCTGCACGGGGCGCGTCGGGTGGCCCGGGATGCGCCCAAGTTCCGCGAGGCAGCAGCCCGGCGCCTACGAG gaTTCCGGCCGAACCCGCAGCTGAGGGAGGCCCTGACCACAGGCTTCGTGCAGAGGCTCCTCTGGGGAAGCCGAGGAGTCGGGGCGCCACAAGCCGCACGTCTAGAGAAGTTCCAGCGCGTCCTCAGTGTCCTTTCACAGCGCCTGGAGCCGGATGTTTGA
- the SH2D3A gene encoding SH2 domain-containing protein 3A isoform X2, which produces MERTLPASPGTTAPCPVRARKRSDSQPAGLEHMGRSREDHSEPGASAVPMCALPRMGSDPGLLKTPPPLGSVVDSLRASDGQLHAKAPTKPPRTPSLVLREASECPPTYCELVPRVPSAQGNPLGHIGPETEAPWWEASEEEEEENRSFARPEAEVSFWPPNNPFCLLGPQNRPLEPRVLSTLRDLFLEHHPGSTALHLLLVDCQATGLLGVTKAQRCAMGVASGLELLTLPHGHRLRLELLERHEALALAGALAVLGCAGPLEERAATLRGLVELALALRPGAAGDLPGLAAVMGALLMPQVSRLERTWRQLRRSHTEAALAFEQELKPLMRALDEGTGPCEPGEVALPHVAPAVRLLEGEELPGPLDESLERLLRTLHGARRVARDAPKFREAAARRLRGFRPNPQLREALTTGFVQRLLWGSRGVGAPQAARLEKFQRVLSVLSQRLEPDV; this is translated from the exons ATGGAGAGGACCTTGCCAGCCAGCCCTGGTACCACGGCCCCCTGTCCCGTCAG GGCTAGGAAGCGGAGTGACAGTCAGCCCGCAGGTTTGGAGCACATGGGGCGGTCAAGAGAAGACCACTCTGAACCAG GAGCCTCCGCTGTGCCCATGTGTGCCCTCCCTCGGATGGGTAGTGACCCCGGGCTGCTGAAGACCCCGCCACCTCTGGGGTCCGTTGTTGACAGCCTCAGAGCCTCCGATGGGCAGCTTCATGCCAAGGCACCAACCAAGCCACCTCGAACACCCTCACTGGTGCTGCGGGAGGCATCTGAATGCCCCCCAACATACTGTGAGCTGGTGCCCCGCGTGCCCAGTGCCCAAGGAAACCCCCTGGGCCACATAGGCCCAGAGACAGAGGCCCCATGGTGGGAAGccagtgaggaagaggaggaagagaacagaAGTTTTGCAAGACCCGAGGCCGAGGTCTCTTTCTGGCCCCCTAACAACCCCTTCTGCCTGCTGGGCCCCCAGAATCGGCCCCTGGAACCAAGAGTCCTGAGTACTCTCCGTGACCTATTCCTGGAGCACCATCCTGGGAGCACGGCCCTGCACCTATTATTGGTGGATTGCCAG GCTACAGGCCTCCTAGGAGTGACCAAGGCTCAGCGGTGTGCCATGGGGGTCGCCTCTGGCCTGGAGCTGCTCACACTTCCCCATGGGCATCGCTTGAGGTTGGAACTTCTGGAAAG ACACGAGGCGCTGGCGCTGGCCGGGGCGCTGGCGGTGCTGGGCTGCGCCGGGCCGCTGGAGGAGCGCGCGGCCACCCTGAGGGGCCTGGTGGAGCTGGCCCTGGCGCTGCGGCCAGGGGCGGCCGGGGACCTGCCTGGACTGGCCGCGGTCATGGGGGCCCTGCTCATGCCCCAG GTGTCCCGGCTGGAACGCACGTGGCGCCAGCTCAGAAGGAGCCACACGGAGGCGGCGCTGGCCTTCGAGCAGGAGCTGAAGCCGCTGATGCGGGCACTGGATGAGGGCACTG GCCCCTGCGAGCCGGGCGAGGTGGCGCTGCCGCACGTGGCACCGGCCGTGCGCCTGCTGGAGGGCGAGGAACTCCCGGGGCCGCTCGACGAGAGCCTCGAGCGGCTGCTGCGCACGCTGCACGGGGCGCGTCGGGTGGCCCGGGATGCGCCCAAGTTCCGCGAGGCAGCAGCCCGGCGCCTACGAG gaTTCCGGCCGAACCCGCAGCTGAGGGAGGCCCTGACCACAGGCTTCGTGCAGAGGCTCCTCTGGGGAAGCCGAGGAGTCGGGGCGCCACAAGCCGCACGTCTAGAGAAGTTCCAGCGCGTCCTCAGTGTCCTTTCACAGCGCCTGGAGCCGGATGTTTGA